The genomic region GGAGCATCAGCATAAGAAGGAGAAAGCTCGAAGTGGAACTGTTGCAAGATCAATGATAAGGCTAACTTGGCTTCTAGCATAGCAAAGTTTTGTCCAATGCAGATTCGAGGACCGCCACCGAAAGGGAAGAATGAGATGGTACTCTTTGTTGCCTTGGAAATTCGGATTCCTTACGAAAACCTCTCAGGATTGAACTCGTTTGCATCATCACCCCACAGTTCCTTGTCACGGTGAATGAGCAGTGTTGGTAAGCTGACTTGAACTCCAGCTGGTAGTGAGAGTTTTCCGAGTTGTGTTTCCTTGGCAGTGTTTCGAGTAATCAGAACCAACGCAGGGTACAGTCGAAGAACCTCAAGTAGAACCATGGTTACCTAAGTGATCATACAGTCAAGGACTCAAGGTTAAGTTATAACCAGTACTGGAGGCAAACACAAGAATATATATATATATATATATATATATATATATATATATATATAGTACGTACNNNNNNNNNNNNNNNNNNNNGTATATATATATACATATATATATATATGCACATACACACAGGGCCCTTCTAATGAGGGATCCTATTTTTTTATTTATTTGTAAGGATAACAACTCACCATTAGATCTGTTTTTTAATGATCTTGGATGGTTGAGATTAAATAATAAATTCAACACTTTCTGACAAACATGAACCGTTCAACTTTATTAAAAGTAAATCAAAGTTTTGGACGACTTAATGATCACCAAATCTTTTAAAAACTTGTGGAAGTGATCTACTCATATAGATCTACAAGTTGAATGGTAGAGATGTGATTTTATGATCGGGAAGTTCATCAAATAGCCTATCCCCAGAAATAAACTAAAAAAAGGATACCTCATTGAAATGGCCATATATATATATGTATACACATGAAACTTGAGGACTTGTTCTACGGAGCAAACTCCCTTCAGAGATCAAATTGTATACTTGTTGGTTACGAATTATTCTGGTTGGCTAATCTTGTGGCTAATTCAAAGAGAATTGAGACCCATCCTCCCCAGTCTTTCATGCAAGAGAAGATATTGGATTGGGAAAGAAGCTGTTCTTTCTGATCTCTCTTTTTAATTTTTTATCCAATAACGCAAGCACTTATTTGCAACTTTTCTATATCAAGAACCTTACTAGAAACACACAACAGATCCCAGAAGTCCGGTCTGGAGGCTCTTTACTGTAAACATTCTACTATGGATAATCTTTAATTTTCTCTTGTGTGTGCATTAATTTATGAAAAAAATTCAGTTTACCCCTTAAATCTTTAGTGTCAAAATCAGTTTAGTCCTGCAACTTTTTTTTAAATCAGTTCACCCCTTTAACTTTCGTAAACATATCACTCTGTCCAATTTTTGAATTCTCCTCGATATGTGACGTCACCGAAGCTGTAAGAACTGACAAGGGGAGACCCATAAGGGCAACTCCAACAGAGGTTCTAAAACTGGGTTTTAGTCTTATACCTCCAGTTTTCATCTCCAACGGGCCAAAAGAATAGGTTCTGGTATTGGAAATATAGGACCAAGTCCTATTCTCAGTCTTAAATTTGGGACAGTTCCAAGACCAGGACTTGGGTCCACTTGATTTTGGGATGGGCCAGAGACGAAGGAGACGCGTCGTGCTCGACACAAATGCGGAAGCAAACGCGCGCTCCAGCTCTATTTAAAACGACGACGCGCTAGCTCCCTCGCACGCCTCTCTGCTGCGTCTGGGCCCACGTCACGTACAACGGTCTCCCAGTCGACCGTTGAGCAGCTCCAACGGGCATCGAACGAACGGCCACGATTTCACCCCAGAATTTGAAATGGACGGCCAGTCCAGACGAGAGGTCCAACGGTCAGAAAAAAAAAAAATTACGGCTCAGGATTTTTACCTTGTTATAAAACTTGATTTTACCTCAGAAAAAAAAAAAATATCAGAAATAACATAAAAAATGTATAGATCCGTTGGCAACTTTTTTTTTGAAGAATTCTATAAATACCAACCCAAGACTTCACAAATTTCTCACACCAAAATCCTTTTCTCCTTCCAAACTTTTCATTTATTCACTACATCTTGTTCTTCAATTTTTTTTTTCCAAGAGAAAAAATGGGCAAAAGAAAGGATTCATGGAGACACAATGAAGAAGCTATTCTTTGCCAAGCTTGGATCACCATCACCACTGACGGTGCCACCGGAACAAATCAATCGGCGAATACAATGTGGGAGCATATATCGGCCGAGTACAATGCACAAAAACCGGCGACTTGCGTAGAGAGATCATCGGATAGTTGTAAGGCTCGTTGGAAGGTATTTAGTCCGCTATATATGTACAAAGTGGCGCAAATCTCTTACCCAAGCCGAAGTGGACCACCAAAGCCGCGAAAATAAGGAAGACGATGTAAGTATATTATTCATATGTTAACAAAATGTTTTATTTATTCTTTGTCATTTAATTTATAGAAAATTATGGTGTAACTAGGTTGCTAAGTGTGTAACCATGAGCATATGATCATTTAATTTTACTCATGCTAAGATAATATATTTTAGTGTAAGTAATATATAAATTACTTAATTTGTTGTGTAGATCATGAGTGCTAATAAATATTACTTCATTTTGTGTCTAGCTCATGAGAGTTAGGTCAATTTACTACGACAAAGTTGGCGCGGATTTTATCTATAATCATTATTGGCGATACTTGAAAAATACTAACAAGTTTGGGGAAACACCTTCCACCGAAGCCATGAACTCGCGTATTCCTACTCCTGTCAACTTGGAAGAAAATGGAGCACAAGCCAATGAAGCGGAGCCAACTACAACAAGACAAGCACAACCTCAAGGACAAAAAGCTCAAAAGCTAGCAAAGAAAAAAGGCAAGCAACAAGATACGGAAGGCTTACGCATTCAAATGCAAAAGGCTCAAGAACAAAGTGAGCGTGAATATCTACAAAGGCAACAACAACTTGAGCAAGTTAAACTACTTGAGCAACGCGCTTCAGATGATCGTATTATGATGGTTGATCTATCAACGTTCGATACTCCAAGAAAAAGGGGTTATTGGGAAAGGAGACAACAAGAGATAATTAATAGAGAGGCAGCAACCTCAAGCTCTCCGGTGAACCCTCAAGATCAAGCCCTCACCGAGTATCAAACACCAACCAAAGGAGACAACCGTAACTTGGCCAATTATGTTCCGGTTCATGAAACACAATGGATCGACTAGAATCATCAATTAGGAAGTATCCATTTAATTTACCTAAATAAATGTTGTTTGTTTCTAATTGTAATGTTTTTTTAAGTTATGAATAAAAAGTTATTATTTTTTATGACACATGATAACCATTCATAAAAAGCAATCACTCAACATAAAAACCTTTAACTTTTATTGAATAGCAAAAGCAAATACACACCATACAACACAAGAAAGCAAAAGCAAAAGTTCTCTGCACACCACACTACACACCACACAACACAAGCAAAAACAAATAACCATTCATAAAAACCAATCACTCAACATAAAAACCTTTAACTTTTATTGAATAGCAAAAGCAAATACACACCATACAACACAAGAAAGCAAAAGAAAAAGTTCTCTGCACACCACACTACACACCACACAACACAAGCAAAAACAAAGGCCATGAGAAACCGGCAACTTATTGAAAGCAATAAATTTAAAGCTCATCACTGGTCATTCTCATCAGCTTGTAGCTTCATGCTCCACATGTGATCAACTAGATCATCCTGGAGGTTTTTATTCATCACTAGACATCTTACTCCCTATAGCGACGCATGAATTGATTTAGCCGGTTCGGATTATGATAAACAGAGGTGTCTTGATCAGGGATTCTGTCATATATATGTGCTTTTTTTGGTATGGTGGGAATGTCTTTCGGATCAAATGGCTCAGCTGCATCTTCATCATGCTCATCTTCAACAATCATATTGTGCAAGATAATGCACGTCATCATGATGAACCGAAGATTCTCCTTACTCCATCCACGAGCTGGCCCTCTTATGATTGCCCAACGAGCTTGAAGAATACCAAAAGCTCTCTCCATATCTTTTCTGTATGCTTCTTGCATCCTTATGAAATGTTTTGTCTGCGACGTCCTCAGGTTTTTGATTGCTTGAACAAATGCGGCCCATTTTAGGTAAATGCCATCACCAAGGTAATAACATTGCCCATAATGCCTATTTTGTACTTCATAGCTCACCTGAGGAGTTTCACCACGAGACACATCATTAAACAAATGTGACTATCCAAGGACATTAATATCGTTTAGGGAACCTGGAAGGTTGAAGGTGTGTCAAATCCAAGTATCATAGGATGCCACTGCCTCCAATATGATTGTTGGTTTCCCCTTATAGCCAGTATACTGCCCTCCCCATCTGGTGGGACAATTTTTCCACTGCCAGTGCATACAATCGAGGCTCCCGATCATTCCCGGAAATCCTCTTTCTACTGCCTTGTCGAGAAGTCATCGCAGATCTGCCGGTGTTGGTCAGCGGAGGTAATGCTCATGGTACACATTCCATATTGCTCTGGTAAAGTGTTCCAAAATCTCGATGGCAATGGATTTTGCAATATCCATGTAATCATCAAAGAAGTCGGCTGTGACCCCATATGCGAGTTGTCTCATGGCGCATGTAAGTTTTTGTTCAGTAGATAGGCCGACTCTCCCAATCGCATCTCTTCTTTGAACTAAATATGGATCGTAGTTGGCCACATCGCACATCATCCTGTTAAAGACCCAAGGTTGCATTCTGTATCGCCTACGAAATATATTTGGTTTGTACCTGCATGGATTTGTGAAGTATAGAGCTTTCAGACGTTGATCCATGATCTCTCTGTTTCTGGCAGTATACGAACGACTTCCGAAGAACCACTCCATTGTGAATCCTCATCTTCCAGATCTTGGATTTGCAAGGCAGCAGTAGACATCATCGTGGATCGTAGATCTTCGTTGGTTTCTCGTAACGGCCTCTTCTTGATCTTTCATAAACCATTTTGTCAAATGATTCATTGTAGAAAAACAGTTTCACAAAATCAAAAGGAAACAATATGAAGATTTTGATATGAGAAGAGTGTTGTGAATTTGTGAGGAATAAGGATGACAATGACCTCATATTTATGGACAATTTGAGATGATATCAATAGATAAGATATAACACGTGTCAGACAAATATAACCCGTAATCTAAATAACCAATTAGTGTTTAACATGTGGCGACGATAATCACATCCGAACTCAGTTGTTTGTCGTATACACCGACACAACACAAGATAATATCTGTCAATAATTTGGTTGTTTGTCATATATGCCGACATAAAAAACGACAAAAAGTTAGTATGTATTTATTTTTTTTAATTAAAATAATTATATTTAATTATAAGAATAATTTAAAATTTTGTGATAAAAATAAAAATTATGAAGTTTTATTAACTTAATAAGGTTATTAACATATTATTTAATATAATATTCATAAATATACCACCTATAACTTATTTTAATCAACAAAAGTGAATATAAGACCTCATATAAGACTCATTGCTGGAGATGAGAAAATGCGTCATAAATGAATAGTGCAACAAAGAGGTCTTATAATTGATATAGGACTCCAAATCCTAGACTATGGTTGGAGTTGCCCTAATTCAGTTTTATCCCCTCATTTTTAATGAAATGTCTGAAATACCCTATTTTTTTTTATTATTCATTTTGTCAAATAGATGCATTTTTTATGGGTAAATAACACTAGAGTACCATTTGAAGGTAAAAATGATAAAAAAATCATTAATTGTTCCACATGTTAAAATGGTCACCCTAAATGTTATTAGATGATAAAATAGTTACTTAATTCTATATCATATGATCTAATGGTCATTATTAAGTATCAATTATAATAAAAAAGTACATTTTGATTAAGTATAAAGTGTAGAGAATGAGATAGCAAGAGAATCATCATCTTATTTATTGATAGGAGTCCTTTATATAGGGAATTACACAATACCAATATGGTAAGGATATGAATACATAGATCTAGTCTAACTACATATCCTATTGGCATAAGGTCAAGGCACACAGGGGATAGGNNNNNNNNNNNNNNNNNNNNNNNNNNNNNNNNNNNNNNNNNNNNNNNNNNNNNNNNNNNNNNNNNNNNNNNNNNNNNNNNNNNNNNNNNNNNNNNNNNNNNNNNNNNNNNNNNNNNNNNNNNNNNNNNNNNNNNNNNNNNNNNNNNNNNNNNNNNNNNNNNNNNNNNNNNNNNNNNNNNNNNNNNNNNNNNNNNNNNNNNNNNNNNNNNNNNNNNNNNNNNNNNNNNNNNNNNNNNNNNNNNNNNNNNNNNNNNNNNNNNNNNNNNNNNNNNNNNNNNNNNNNNNNNNNNNNNNNNNNNNNNNNNNNNNNNNNNNNNNNNNNNNNNNNNNNNNNNNNNNNNNNNNNNNNNNNNNNNNNNNNNNNNNNNNNNNNNNNNNNNNNNNNNNNNNNNNNNNNNNNNNNNNNNNNNNNNNNNNNNNNNNNNNNNNNNNNNNNNNNNNNNNNNNNNNNNNNNNNNNNNNNNNNNNNNNNNNNNNNNNNNNNNNNNNNNNNNNNNNNNNNNNNNNNNNNNNNNNNNNNNNNNNNNNNNNNNNNNNNNNNNNNNNNNNNNNNNNNNNNNNNNNNNNNNNNNNNNNNNNNNNNNNNNNNNNNNNNNNNNNNNNNNNNNNNNNNNNNNNNNNNNNNNNNNNNNNNNNNNNNNNNNNNNNNNNNNNNNNNNNNNNNNNNNNNNNNNNNNNNNNNNNNNNNNNNNNNNNNNNNNNNNNNNNNNNNNNNNNNNNNNAGCGAATGAGATGTCAAGTCTTTCGTATTGTGTTGAGTACATTGAATGCGTCTAATTGTACTTAGATGGGAACTCCATCTGTTAACACATATTTGTCATCTTGCTTTAGACAAAACAACGGATCTCTCTTTAGAGCAAAGACCTTGACTAATCATGGGAGTATATGTAGGCCTCACTAGTTATAGAGCGCCTAAGCCAATTGATGGAAAATCATCATCAATACAGTCATCGAGTGCCTTATCGAGACCATGTCGTCCCAAGATCTTTTTCTTCGGATGTTGATACATATTGGCATCTCTTGATCCATCAAGAGTCCATGTAAATCCGGAATGAACACGCAAAGGCATAATTCACCATATCCCTTCCAAATCAAGTAGAGTCCATGTGCGTTTCAATACATTTAGCAAACGCATGCTCCTATGCTCAGATGAATGAAGTCTGTTTAAGACCTTCATGTATGTCTCTGATCCCATAGAGATGTTATTATGACCACATTCATAGGCTGCATGTTCAGTTATTCGGAAACTACCAAACTGACAAAGTAGTGGAGTTCAATGACATCAATTACGAGAGCATATCTCATCGTAGTTGATCCCAGTGCGTGTTAGTGAGAGACCTTGCACCATAAGGTGAGTCTAAGCTCTTGTTCTCACTACGCTATCTAACAAAGGTATAGTTGATAGGGTTTAGCTTGCGGTGTCGGCATCACCTGCCCAAGGACCTATCTCTTTGTTAATGCTGGATCGCATCTTTCCATTAGGCCAATCAACTAAGTTGATATCCATCAACGAAGGGTGGTTCGATAGTAGACTCATTATCCCACATCCTCATATACACTAGTGTAATACTTGTAGAGATCTCTATATGGATTGGATTTGACATTGAGGCGTCCCCCAACGATAATCACAATTCAGACTTCATGAGACGAATTTGAGTATCACTGATCAATGGATCAGGTCGTGCCAAGCTCGCTTTCTTTCTAGTGCGAGACAATATCGAACCTAAGGGCCTCCCTCCTTTTAGGGAGCAACACGGCCTTGTGACACCAATTTTGCCACTATATGGCGTCACCATATCACCATCCATGGTGATGGCGTCAAGACCAACACTTTTTGGTCGCGCCATGTCCTTTTGTAGGACATCAATCCTTGCAGACATATTTGCAGCATGTGATCTCGTCACTTTAACACTACAAGCATTTGGGATCAAGATGAGACTTAGTGGGGACAAACCACGACAATTCACGTCGTTCCACTTGAACACTTGTGTTCTTATCTCCCCCTAACGGCGGGAATATTGTCTCATCAAAGTGACAATCCGCAATTTAGCGGTGAATTACATCGCCCGACAAGGTTCCTACATATGCGGATTATAGGTGGAGGTTCATATCCAACCTAAACTTATTCATCTCAAATGACCCATCATTGTACGTAGTGGCAATGCGATTTGGCACCTAAAAATAACATCTAGCCGAGCTCAAGGATTGGAGATCCGTTTCAATCCTGCCGAGCTCAAGGATTGCAATTTCGTGTCAATCCTGGTACACAGTCATGAGCTGTAGTACAACAAAATTTAATGATGGTGAGTCGTAGATGAATAGTAAAGCTGCATGCAAATATTGCATAGCCCCAAGACACAATAGAAAGAGTGGTGCGCATCAATAATGTTCGAGCGACAGGCTAAAGTTGTTTGGTCGTAGCCTCGGTGAGACCGTATTGCGTGTGAACATGGGGTACAGGACACTTCAACTTACATCCCGATAAACTTCTTTAAAGAATGGGTAGTGAGCCCGTAGAAGTATAAGCAGCATCAACAGTAAATAATAGTGTAACACGTGACCAGTGTTAACACTTCAACCAACACCATAAAGCATAAAAAGGTGTCCGCAAGTTGGTTGTATCTATCTACATAGTTTGATGTAAGAATAGAATGTTCACTTTTGTGTTATTTAGCGTAGGAGGGTCTCACTCCTTATTTAGCTAAAGAATAGGCTTTCAAAATGAGCAATGAGCATTGCAGGGGGCCAATGCGACATCGATGAAAGACTGGTGCACCTCAATTGCTTGAGGAATTGACCGGACGACCTCCAGGAAGTTGGAGTCGTATTTGGGTGACGTCAATGTCCCCCGGGTCACCACCATGCTTCATGGTGATGCTAGATCTCGAATGTCTTCGTTTTGAGCGGAAGAATGGATGTCCATGAGAATTTCTCAAAATTTGGACCATTATATCTCTTCCAGGTTGACCAATTTGATCAAACCAAAGCCTATATGAGTCGGTGTCCCAAATATCATGTTTGGCGACAATATGGGATTCGATATTCGAATCGTAGTGACATACAGTTCACTAGATTGACTCATGAATTTCTCCAAGATGCGCTTCAGTTCGCATTCATGAGGAGGTATACACAAAAGAATTCTTAATCATTCTCACAATGTGTTTCAATGAAACCAATTAGCATGAATGTCTTTAAAGACTCAACATGGTTCCTTAGAATGTTGTGGATAGTTCCACTATCTTACGAAGTAACTCAATGTCTCTATGAGACATAACTACAAGGAGTAGATAGGCGAGTAAAATAAGTTCTACTTTAAAACCAATTTTAGAAGGATTGAAAGAAGCTACGAAAAGCTGCAATCCCGAGAGTGCATAAAAAGTTTCCGCGCAGAATGACCTTTGCGCACTAAAACAGCCATAACTTCTTCGTTAAAATAGATATGGATGAACCGTGAAAAGTTCTGAAAACTAGACTCATAGAGCTTTCCAATGATATAAAGCTCATTGTCTGGTTCGTCCGGAGCTGTTCACAAAGCTCAAACGAAGTTGACTGTTCAGAAGGGACAGATTGCTGTTTTTCGCAGATTTGGCATGTGCGAAGCTGTGAAGCTTGCAGGTGGCGTGTAGACTTTTGCCTTAGCCAAAAGTGACGTGTGTATNNNNNNNNNNNNNNNNNNNNNNNNNNNNNNNNNNNNNNNNNNNNNNNNNNNNNNNNNNNNNNNNNNNNNNNNNNNNNNNNNNNNNNNNNNNNNNNNNNNNNNNNNNNNNNNNNNNNNNNNNNNNNNNNNNNNNNNNNNNNNNNNNNNNNNNNNNNNNNNNNNNNNNNNNNNNNNNNNNNNNNNNNNNNNNNNNNNNNNNNNNNNNNNNNNNNNNNNNNNNNNNNNNNNNNNNNNNNNNNNNNNNNNNNNNNNNNNNNNNNNNNNNNNNNNNNNNNNNNNNNNNNNNNNNNNNNNNNNNNNNNNNNNNNNNNNNNNNNNNNNNNNNNNNNNNNNNNNNNNNNNNNNNNNNNNNNNNNNNNNNNNNNNNNNNNNNNNNNNNNNNNNNNNNNNNNNNNNNNNNNNNNNNNNNNNNNNNNNNNNNNNNNNNNNNNNNNNNNNNNNNNNNNNNNNNNNNNNNNNNNNNNNNNNNNNNNNNNNNNNNNNNNNNNNNNNNNNNNNNNNNNNNNNNNNNNNNNNNNNNNNNNNNNNNNNNNNNNNNNNNNNNNNNNNNNNNNNNNNNNNNNNNNNNNNNNNNNNNNNNNNNNNNNNNNNNNNNNNNNNNNNNNNNNNNNNNNNNNNNNNNNNNNNNNNNNNNNNNNNNNNNNNNNNNNNNNNNNNNNNNNNNNNNNNNNNNNNNNNNNNNNNNNNNNNNNNNNNNNNNNNNNNNNNNNNNNNNNNNNNNNNNNNNNNNNNNNNNNNNNNNNNNNNNNNNNNNNNNNNNNNNNNNNNNNNNNNNNNNNNNNNNNNNNNNNNNNNNNNNNNNNNNNNNNNNNNNNNNNNNNNNNNNNNNNNNNNNNNNNNNNNNNNNNNNNNNNNNNNNNNNNNNNNNNNNNNNNNNNNNNNNNNNNNNNNNNNNNNNNNNNNNNNNNNNNNNNNNNNNNNNNNNNNNNNNNNNNNNNNNNNNNNNNNNNNNNNNNNNNNNNNNNNNNNNNNNNNNNNNNNNNNNNNNNNNNNNNNNNNNNNNNNNNNNNNNNNNNNNNNNNNNNNNNNNNNNNNNNNNNNNNNNNNNNNNNNNNNNNNNNNNNNNNNNNNNNNNNNNNNNNNNNNNNNNNNNNNNNNNNNNNNNNNNNNNNNNNNNNNNNNNNNNNNNNNNNNNNNNNNNNNNNNNNNNNNNNNNNNNNNNNNNNNNNNNNNNNNNNNNNNNNNNNNNNNNNNNNNNNNNNNNNNNNN from Fragaria vesca subsp. vesca linkage group LG3, FraVesHawaii_1.0, whole genome shotgun sequence harbors:
- the LOC101301375 gene encoding uncharacterized protein LOC101301375 produces the protein MTSRQGSRKRISGNDREPRLYALAVEKLSHQMGRAVSYEVQNRHYGQCYYLGDGIYLKWAAFVQAIKNLRTSQTKHFIRMQEAYRKDMERAFGILQARWAIIRGPARGWSKENLRFIMMTCIILHNMIVEDEHDEDAAEPFDPKDIPTIPKKAHIYDRIPDQDTSVYHNPNRLNQFMRRYRE
- the LOC101301664 gene encoding uncharacterized protein LOC101301664; translated protein: MEWFFGSRSYTARNREIMDQRLKALYFTNPCRYKPNIFRRRYRMQPWVFNRMMCDVANYDPYLVQRRDAIGRVGLSTEQKLTCAMRQLAYGVTADFFDDYMDIAKSIAIEILEHFTRAIWNVYHEHYLR